The following are from one region of the Ischnura elegans chromosome 12, ioIscEleg1.1, whole genome shotgun sequence genome:
- the LOC124169039 gene encoding uncharacterized protein LOC124169039, with protein sequence MHLLQLVNYYASIIYAAFLKGMSVGSPGGYDHLFGFHHEEDYEAGTDTSIEAKKYAIRVEPVRTLLTSKLKVERRLVGESLQSDLLHICKQSTEKSLTPAPLIKLFSYKNPLVDHEAYATYKFWMGQSHHKQFLSPSTQMRKHINESTTVKVLSSREGNEKPSSCIMLNFANFLWENSGKLIMVVLTTQVAAVQPIHNSSQMDLISEGNATDSFSMIPALAMNNASFNVTPKNTLDLVEIHQYVSMSEELLQKILHQSDTIMNDRQELVNFLSTYKDTKRPPEERSDPNTLPRVVRSLPVEKSSTCKVEQYDIIKLRNELQDFLKQYNAWGSTDCPLNFDSDRCEEIMKLGLCGCSLFIRHFTVVRENRSVAILMENRFAECKERYMRLLDDVNMLHSYEYNETIINFKIVFQDMEEQFLMKENRIESCISDICSGKIERAMENFTSLNDDSVLPTIIRSVYSKCGYLGQVDNISKFIKKFPSCSLEDKAFTVLFDEMHKNDHLISPNVLIVAHAAEGCMGGTFMKPYVTCVIDTWAYKVRVNMDKEYIIDFAGKHTDAFRANLPDLIDKAYGDKLSNVENVIFFVGNLPHIEDSSVGYSSLFNKMRSNGHVNSYQTLILATRVKECMEMPHYPNIGQYYKDKFNTLKCDLPNSVKSLIWSSRNNCTIYNVNFGEYLYTADNFVAYTWVEDYVFEKALWKLEMVEGGKLFKIINTRFNRTLFSSQEKRDEERRNVNSGTCWDCPDTNWRLEPLGDIFFIWNPWRENYIYCASFRKDPYRRFVFGWIPDSYRGSEKIKWRIVC encoded by the exons ATGCATCTCCTGCAGTTAGTCAATTATTATGCTTCCATAATTTATGctgcatttttgaaaggaatgtcTGTGGGATCTCCTGGAGGATATGATCACCTATTTGGATTCCATCATGAAGAG GACTATGAAGCTGGGACTGATACATCGATTGAAGCCAAGAAATATGCCATTCGAGTTGAACCAGTCAGAACTTTATTGACATCAAAGCTAAAAGTAGAACGAAGGCTCGTAGGAGAAAGTTTACAGAGTGACCTACTACACATATGTAAACAATCAACAGAAAAATCATTAACACCAGCTCCACTAATTAAGCTATTTAGCTACAAGAATCCCCTGGTGGATCATGAAGCATATGCTACGTATAAGTTTTGGATGGGACAATCACATCATAAGCAATTTCTATCACCATCTACACAAATGAGAAAGCATATAAATGAATCGACTACAGTAAAAGTATTGTCGAGTAGGGAAGGTAATGAAAAACCATCAAGCTGTATTATgcttaattttgcaaattttttgtgggaaaattcAGGTAAACTAATCATGGTTGTATTAACTACTCAAGTGGCTGCTGTTCAACCAATTCATAACAGCTCTCAAATGGATCTTATTTCAGAAGGAAATGCGACTGATAGCTTTTCCATGATTCCTGCATTGGCCATGAATAATGCATCATTCAATGTAACGCCAAAGAACACATTAGACCTTGTTGAGATCCATCAGTATGTGAGCATGAGTGAAGAACTACTCCAAAAAATACTACATCAATCAGATACCATTATGAATGACCGACAAGAACTTGTAAACTTTTTAAGTACATACAAGGATACCAAGAGGCCCCCAGAAGAAAGATCTGATCCAAATACTTTACCACGTGTTGTTAGGTCTTTACCTGTAGAGAAATCCAGTACGTGCAAAGTAGAACAATATGATATAATTAAATTGAGAAATGAGCTACAAGATTTTTTGAAGCAGTATAATGCTTGGGGTAGTACTGATTGTCCGCTTAATTTTGACTCTGATAGGTgtgaagaaataatgaaattggGGCTATGTGGTTGTTCTCTTTTCATACGCCATTTTACAGTTGTTAGAGAAAATAGGAGCGTAGCAATTCTAATGGAAAATAGGTTTGCAGAATGTAAGGAACGCTATATGAGATTACTTGATGATGTAAACATGCTTCATTCATATGAATATAATGAGACGATAATCAActttaaaatagtatttcaagACATGGAAGAGcagtttttaatgaaagaaaacagaataGAATCTTGTATTTCAGATATATGtagtggaaaaattgaaagagcaATGGAAAACTTCACATCATTAAATGATGACTCTGTATTACCTACAATTATAAGGTCTGTTTATAGCAAATGTGGATATTTAGGTCAAGTTGATAAcatatcaaaatttataaaaaaattccctaGTTGTTCTCTAGAAGATAAGGCTTTTaccgttttatttgatgagatgCATAAAAATGATCACTTAATTAGCCCCAATGTGTTGATTGTTGCTCACGCGGCTGAGGGTTGTATGGGAGGGACTTTCATGAAACCTTATGTCACATGTGTCATTGATACATGGGCCTATAAAGTACGCGTTAACATGGACAAGGAATATATAATAGATTTTGCTGGGAAACATACGGATGCGTTCAGGGCTAACTTGCCTGACCTTATAGACAAAGCCTATGGGGATAAACTAAGCAATgtagaaaatgtaatattttttgtaggtAACCTACCTCACATCGAAGATTCTTCTGTAGGTTACTCCTCATTATTCAATAAGATGCGATCCAATGGACATGTAAACAGCTATCAGACTCTTATCCTTGCAACTAGAGTTAAGGAGTGTATGGAGATGCCTCATTATCCTAATATTGGGcagtattataaagataagttcaACACTTTAAAATGTGACCTTCCTAATTCAGTCAAAAGTTTAATTTGGAGCAGTAGAAATAACTGTACAATATATAATGTTAACTTTGGAGAGTATTTGTATACTGCAGATAATTTTGTAGCATATACTTGGGTTGAGGATTACGTATTTGAAAAAGCTTTATGGAAATTAGAAATGGTAGAGGGAGgtaaacttttcaaaattataaatacacgCTTTAATAGAACTTTATTTTCCTCTCAGGAGAAACGTGATGAAGAAAGGCGTAATGTAAACTCTGGTACTTGCTGGGATTGTCCTGACACTAATTGGAGGCTTGAACCGCTaggtgacattttttttatatggaATCCCTGGCGTGAAAATTACATATATTGTGCATCTTTTAGAAAGGATCCTTATAGACGTTTTGTATTTGGATGGATACCAGATTCCTATAGGGGTTCAGAAAAGATTAAATGGAGGATAGTTTGTTga